From Streptomyces sp. TLI_235, a single genomic window includes:
- a CDS encoding sugar/nucleoside kinase (ribokinase family): MTAGRALLVVGEVVTDVVALHEGPLAPHTDTAARIAVRPGGAGANAAAWAAAGGAEVRLLARAGADSADWHRAELAAAGVTARLAVDPQAPTAVVISLVDGRAERTLVTDGGAAVRLGPEDWDEALLDGAARLHLSGYQLLSGPGRRLAALAVPAARAAGLPVSADPASTGFLQRVGPAAVREAFAGVGLLLPNRAEAHLLAGTGDPAGAAERLSALHGEAVVKLGAQGAWVAAGGRVLARVPGVPGVAAVDSTGAGDAFAGGLLAARLAGADPVEAARAGCRAGAAAVALVGARPPAGRAGRDVPDRSAPTGRAAVR; encoded by the coding sequence ATGACCGCGGGCCGCGCCCTGCTCGTCGTCGGCGAGGTCGTCACCGACGTGGTCGCCCTGCACGAGGGCCCGCTCGCCCCGCACACCGACACCGCCGCCCGGATCGCCGTGCGGCCGGGCGGCGCCGGCGCGAACGCCGCCGCCTGGGCCGCCGCCGGGGGAGCGGAGGTGCGGCTGCTCGCCCGGGCCGGCGCCGACTCCGCGGACTGGCACCGGGCCGAACTCGCCGCCGCCGGCGTCACCGCCCGCCTCGCGGTCGACCCGCAGGCGCCCACCGCGGTGGTGATCAGCCTGGTCGACGGCCGCGCCGAACGGACCCTGGTCACCGACGGCGGGGCCGCCGTCCGACTCGGACCCGAGGACTGGGACGAGGCCCTGCTGGACGGCGCCGCCCGACTGCACCTCTCCGGCTACCAGCTGCTCTCCGGGCCCGGCCGCCGGCTGGCCGCCCTCGCGGTGCCCGCCGCCCGCGCCGCCGGGCTGCCCGTCAGCGCGGACCCGGCGTCCACCGGCTTCCTGCAGCGCGTCGGCCCGGCCGCCGTCCGCGAGGCCTTCGCCGGCGTCGGCCTGCTGCTGCCCAACCGGGCCGAGGCGCACCTGCTGGCCGGCACCGGCGACCCGGCGGGCGCCGCCGAGCGGCTCAGCGCGCTCCACGGCGAGGCGGTGGTGAAGCTCGGCGCCCAGGGCGCGTGGGTGGCCGCGGGCGGTCGGGTGCTGGCCAGGGTGCCGGGGGTGCCCGGGGTCGCCGCGGTCGACTCCACCGGCGCCGGGGACGCCTTCGCCGGCGGACTGCTCGCCGCCCGGCTCGCCGGCGCCGACCCGGTCGAGGCCGCGCGGGCCGGCTGCCGGGCCGGGGCCGCGGCGGTCGCCCTGGTCGGCGCCCGGCCGCCGGCCGGCCGGGCGGGGCGGGACGTGCCCGACCGTTCCGCGCCGACCGGCCGGGCCGCCGTGCGATGA
- a CDS encoding DNA-N1-methyladenine dioxygenase: protein MLQLQGSLFDDTEEIGTGPLDAVRRTVLGDGAWIDEQPGWLRGAGALFERLAADVPWQAERRTMYERVVDVPRLLAFYGEDDFAGGPEALPHPVLAAARTALGAHYARELGEPFATAGLCYYRDGRDSVAWHGDRLGRGGRQDTMIAIVSVGEPRPLLLRPRGGGPAVKRLLGHGDLLVMGGSCQRTWEHAVPKTARPVGPRISIQYRPRGVR, encoded by the coding sequence ATGCTCCAGCTCCAGGGTTCGCTGTTCGACGACACCGAGGAGATCGGCACCGGCCCGCTCGACGCCGTCCGGCGCACCGTCCTCGGCGACGGCGCCTGGATCGACGAGCAGCCGGGCTGGCTGCGCGGTGCGGGCGCCCTGTTCGAACGGCTCGCCGCCGACGTCCCCTGGCAGGCCGAGCGCCGCACCATGTACGAACGGGTCGTCGACGTCCCCCGGCTGCTCGCCTTCTACGGCGAGGACGACTTCGCCGGCGGGCCCGAGGCCCTGCCGCACCCCGTGCTGGCCGCGGCCCGGACGGCCCTCGGCGCGCACTACGCCCGCGAGCTCGGCGAACCCTTCGCCACCGCCGGCCTGTGCTACTACCGGGACGGCCGGGACAGCGTGGCCTGGCACGGCGACCGGCTCGGCCGCGGCGGCCGCCAGGACACCATGATCGCCATCGTCTCGGTCGGCGAGCCCCGTCCGCTGCTGCTCCGCCCACGCGGTGGCGGCCCGGCGGTGAAGCGGCTGCTCGGCCACGGCGACCTGCTGGTGATGGGCGGCAGCTGCCAGCGCACCTGGGAGCACGCGGTGCCCAAGACGGCCCGGCCGGTCGGGCCGCGCATCAGCATCCAGTACCGGCCGCGCGGGGTCCGCTGA
- a CDS encoding pseudouridine-5'-phosphate glycosidase: MNRPSPATPLRLSDEVAAALAAGRPVVALESTIIAHGLPRPRNLAVAVELEELVRAGGAVPATIAVLDGVPHIGLDKAALERIATDDSLRKFGFRELAPALATGASGATTVSGTAFLAARAGIRVFATGGLGGVHRDWTTSQDESADLGLLARTRITVVCAGVKSILDVPATLERLETLGVAVLGYRTAEFPGFYLTGSGLPLDWTLDDPAQVAAVMRAQDDLGGAESALVVANPVPPAEQLDPELHDRVLAEALAAAAAAGVTGQAITPFLLAHLTEHTRGASLEANLAAVRGNVRLAAEIAVARAADRPDQGRLG, encoded by the coding sequence ATGAACCGACCCTCGCCCGCCACCCCCCTGCGCCTCTCCGACGAGGTCGCCGCGGCCCTCGCCGCCGGCCGCCCCGTGGTCGCCCTCGAGTCGACGATCATCGCCCACGGCCTGCCGCGCCCCCGCAACCTCGCCGTCGCGGTCGAACTCGAGGAGCTCGTCCGGGCCGGCGGCGCCGTCCCGGCGACGATCGCCGTCCTCGACGGCGTGCCGCACATCGGCCTCGACAAGGCCGCGCTGGAGCGGATCGCCACCGACGACTCGCTGCGCAAGTTCGGCTTCCGGGAGCTCGCCCCCGCCCTCGCCACCGGCGCGAGCGGCGCCACCACCGTCTCCGGCACCGCCTTCCTCGCCGCCCGGGCCGGTATCCGGGTCTTCGCCACCGGCGGTCTAGGCGGCGTCCACCGCGACTGGACCACCAGCCAGGACGAGTCCGCCGACCTCGGCCTGCTGGCCCGCACCAGGATCACCGTGGTCTGTGCCGGGGTGAAGTCCATCCTCGACGTGCCCGCCACCCTGGAGCGGCTGGAGACCCTCGGCGTGGCCGTGCTCGGCTACCGCACCGCCGAGTTCCCCGGCTTCTACCTGACCGGCTCCGGCCTGCCGCTGGACTGGACCCTCGACGACCCGGCCCAGGTGGCCGCCGTGATGCGGGCCCAGGACGACCTCGGCGGCGCGGAATCCGCGCTGGTGGTCGCCAACCCGGTGCCCCCAGCCGAGCAGCTCGACCCCGAGCTGCACGACCGGGTGCTCGCCGAGGCGCTGGCGGCCGCCGCCGCGGCCGGGGTCACCGGCCAGGCCATCACCCCGTTCCTGCTCGCCCACCTCACCGAGCACACCCGCGGCGCCTCGCTGGAGGCCAACCTCGCGGCCGTCCGCGGCAACGTCCGGCTGGCCGCCGAGATCGCCGTCGCCCGGGCCGCCGACCGGCCGGACCAGGGGCGGCTGGGATGA
- a CDS encoding TENA/THI-4/PQQC family protein, whose amino-acid sequence MHRKPRQVLEDVRRELAPGERENRLVLEIAAGTAPLTVLSELAAQQYRIIGSDRRSLLVLAARCSDGPAGEYFAGLADGEAQALRLLEAFAARCGLSPREAAARRPLPGCQAYPAYLAWLALNGDPAGVVLALTANFATWGGYCATVATGLRRHYGFDDTDCAFFDFFARPAPGAEDAAVAVLESLSPDGGRIGAGREYGQLLQAYELMFWNSLADAPARRQGR is encoded by the coding sequence ATGCACCGCAAACCGCGCCAGGTGCTGGAGGACGTCCGCCGGGAGCTCGCGCCGGGCGAGCGGGAGAACCGCCTCGTCCTCGAGATCGCGGCGGGCACCGCGCCGCTGACCGTCCTGTCGGAGCTCGCCGCGCAGCAGTACCGGATCATCGGGAGCGACCGGCGGAGCCTACTGGTGCTCGCCGCCCGCTGCTCCGACGGACCGGCCGGCGAGTACTTCGCCGGGCTCGCCGACGGGGAGGCCCAGGCCCTGCGGCTGCTGGAGGCCTTCGCCGCCCGCTGTGGGCTCTCCCCGCGCGAGGCGGCGGCCCGCAGGCCGCTGCCGGGCTGCCAGGCGTACCCCGCCTACCTGGCGTGGCTCGCCCTGAACGGCGACCCGGCCGGGGTGGTGCTCGCGCTCACCGCCAACTTCGCCACCTGGGGCGGCTACTGCGCCACGGTGGCGACCGGGCTGCGCCGGCACTACGGCTTCGACGACACCGACTGCGCCTTCTTCGACTTCTTCGCCCGCCCGGCCCCGGGGGCCGAGGACGCCGCAGTGGCCGTGCTGGAGTCCCTGTCCCCGGACGGCGGCCGGATCGGCGCGGGGCGCGAGTACGGGCAGCTGCTGCAGGCGTACGAGCTGATGTTCTGGAACAGCCTCGCCGACGCCCCGGCCCGCCGCCAGGGCAGATAG
- a CDS encoding hydroxymethylbilane synthase: MAEPLRIVTRSSPMALAQVERVRAELAVLHPGIRTEVVPVTTSGDRWTGDLAALGGKGAFTKEVDAALLAGEADLAVHCLKDVPADRPLPAGTVFAAYLARDDIRDALVHPGGLTVDELPAGTRIGTSSVRRVAQLAASHPDLVCVPMRGNANSRLAKLDAGEADALLLAVSGLERIGLTERISEVLDVAAMCPPIGAGILVLQCREDDTATMDTVAGLNDPRTWREAAAERMFLHVLQGHCNAPIAGYARAEADGRLSMRGRVFSPDGKRVLDAHEWAGALTPEDLGTSTALALKRQGAQELIDGIAH, translated from the coding sequence ATGGCCGAACCGCTGCGCATTGTCACCCGTTCGTCACCGATGGCCCTCGCCCAGGTGGAGCGGGTCCGGGCCGAGCTCGCCGTGCTGCACCCGGGGATCCGGACGGAGGTCGTCCCGGTCACCACCTCGGGCGACCGTTGGACGGGCGACCTGGCCGCGCTCGGCGGCAAGGGTGCCTTCACCAAGGAGGTCGACGCGGCGCTGCTGGCCGGCGAGGCCGATCTGGCGGTGCACTGTCTGAAGGACGTCCCGGCCGACCGCCCGCTGCCGGCGGGCACGGTGTTCGCGGCCTACCTCGCGCGTGACGACATCCGGGACGCGCTGGTGCACCCGGGCGGGCTGACCGTCGACGAGCTCCCGGCCGGCACCCGGATCGGCACCTCCTCGGTGCGCCGGGTCGCCCAGTTGGCGGCCTCGCACCCGGACCTGGTCTGTGTGCCGATGCGCGGCAACGCCAACAGCCGGCTGGCGAAGCTGGACGCGGGCGAGGCGGACGCGCTGCTGCTGGCCGTCTCGGGCCTGGAGCGGATCGGCCTCACCGAGCGGATCAGCGAGGTGCTGGATGTGGCGGCGATGTGCCCGCCGATCGGCGCCGGCATCCTCGTCCTGCAGTGCCGGGAGGACGACACCGCCACCATGGACACCGTGGCCGGCCTCAACGACCCGCGGACCTGGCGGGAGGCGGCGGCCGAACGGATGTTCCTGCACGTGCTGCAGGGGCACTGCAACGCGCCGATCGCCGGCTACGCGCGGGCCGAGGCCGACGGGCGGCTCTCCATGCGCGGGCGAGTGTTCTCGCCGGACGGCAAGCGGGTGCTGGACGCGCACGAGTGGGCCGGCGCGCTCACCCCGGAGGACCTCGGCACGTCGACCGCCCTCGCCCTCAAGCGCCAGGGCGCGCAGGAGCTGATCGACGGCATCGCGCACTGA
- a CDS encoding NIPSNAP protein, with protein sequence MSIVELRQYTLHPGARETLIELFEREFVSGQQAVGITVGGRFRDLDDPDRFVWLRAFPDMAHRRRSLEAFYTGPVWRDHRDAANATMVDSDDVLLLRGPGFTPVPGSREVVATVCRPSDEAAFETYAARHLGPDHALHRTEDAENDYPLLPVRVGEVVRVWFGPAEPPPWPARRLRLEPVTR encoded by the coding sequence ATGAGCATCGTCGAACTCCGGCAGTACACCCTGCACCCCGGAGCCCGGGAGACGCTGATCGAGCTGTTCGAGCGCGAGTTCGTGAGCGGCCAGCAGGCGGTCGGCATCACCGTCGGCGGCCGTTTTCGCGACCTGGACGACCCGGACCGCTTCGTCTGGCTGCGCGCGTTCCCCGACATGGCGCACCGCCGGCGTTCGCTGGAGGCGTTCTACACCGGTCCGGTCTGGCGGGATCACCGAGACGCGGCCAACGCCACGATGGTCGACAGTGACGACGTCCTGCTGCTGCGGGGTCCGGGCTTCACGCCGGTGCCGGGCAGCCGCGAGGTGGTGGCGACCGTCTGCCGCCCGTCCGACGAGGCTGCCTTCGAGACGTACGCCGCCCGGCACCTTGGCCCGGACCACGCGCTGCACCGCACCGAGGACGCCGAGAACGACTACCCCCTCCTGCCCGTCCGCGTCGGGGAGGTCGTCCGGGTCTGGTTCGGCCCGGCGGAGCCACCACCCTGGCCGGCCCGGCGACTGCGGCTGGAACCCGTGACGAGGTGA
- a CDS encoding polar amino acid transport system substrate-binding protein — protein sequence MLNSSLPRRARVPGRALAAAGAAGLLLSGCASSASPASDGSSDLRDRVPKAVRKAGVLRIGSYLNYAPVDFKESDGRPAGLDPDLAAAIGKLLGLRIEFVDMPFDRLIPAVQSRDVDLAMSAVIDTTYRQNGIDDQGRTSGPGVDFVDYFFTSTSILVKAGNPARISGLDSLCGHAVAVQKGTVQAEIVNRQAGACSRYDRKLEVHELVTDELALAQVEDGTAVADLNDYPVAQYNTSAERGGRFEPTGGHIQSSPYAITVNKADTELRTAVAKALDRLIRDGEYDRILDRWGLHTGEVSSAVVNGGR from the coding sequence ATGCTCAACTCCTCCCTGCCCCGGCGCGCCCGCGTGCCCGGACGTGCCCTCGCGGCCGCCGGTGCGGCCGGGCTGCTGCTGTCCGGCTGTGCGAGTTCCGCCTCGCCGGCCTCGGACGGCTCGTCCGACCTGCGCGACCGGGTGCCGAAGGCCGTCCGCAAGGCCGGTGTGCTGCGGATCGGCTCGTACCTCAACTACGCCCCGGTGGATTTCAAGGAGTCCGACGGCAGGCCCGCGGGCCTGGACCCGGACCTCGCCGCGGCGATCGGCAAGCTGCTCGGCCTGCGGATCGAGTTCGTCGACATGCCCTTCGACCGGCTGATCCCGGCCGTGCAGTCCCGGGACGTCGACCTGGCGATGTCCGCGGTGATCGACACCACCTACCGGCAGAACGGCATCGACGACCAGGGGCGCACCTCCGGCCCCGGCGTCGACTTCGTCGACTACTTCTTCACCAGCACCTCGATCCTGGTGAAGGCCGGCAACCCGGCCCGCATCAGCGGGCTCGACAGCCTCTGCGGGCACGCCGTCGCGGTGCAGAAGGGCACGGTGCAGGCGGAGATCGTGAACCGCCAGGCGGGTGCGTGCAGCCGGTACGACCGGAAGCTGGAGGTGCACGAGCTGGTCACCGACGAGCTGGCGCTGGCACAGGTCGAGGACGGGACGGCGGTCGCGGACCTCAACGACTACCCGGTGGCGCAGTACAACACCTCGGCGGAGCGCGGTGGCCGGTTCGAGCCGACCGGCGGGCACATCCAGTCCAGCCCGTACGCGATCACGGTGAACAAGGCGGACACCGAGCTGCGCACGGCCGTCGCCAAGGCGTTGGACCGGCTGATCCGGGACGGCGAGTACGACCGCATCCTGGACAGGTGGGGCCTGCACACGGGCGAGGTGTCCAGCGCGGTGGTCAACGGCGGCCGTTGA
- a CDS encoding putative DNA-binding transcriptional regulator YafY → MRASRLVTLLLLLQNRGRMTAQQLADELEVSVRTVYRDVEALGAAGIPLYGEAGHAGGYRLVEGYRTRLTGLTADEAQAAFLAALPGAAAELGLGEALAAAQLKLRAALPAELREHAGRIQQSFLLDAPGWYGDADRTPHLAAVAAAVWTRRAVVLHYRRWRAPEEIERRVEPYGLVLKAGRWYLVAGGPSGIRTYRVDQILELQPLDDDFTIPDGFDLAAHWNSSLADFRARLHTGEALVRLTPEGAHRLGVTPTGDAWTQARVPIESIDHAHGEFLHLGTDVEVLAPTELRDRIAATARTLTARYQGCL, encoded by the coding sequence ATGCGCGCCAGCCGACTCGTCACCCTGCTCCTGCTGCTCCAGAACCGCGGCCGGATGACGGCCCAGCAGCTGGCCGACGAACTCGAGGTCTCCGTCCGCACCGTGTACCGGGACGTCGAGGCGCTCGGCGCCGCCGGCATCCCGCTGTACGGCGAGGCCGGCCACGCCGGCGGCTACCGGCTGGTCGAGGGCTACCGCACCCGCCTCACCGGACTGACCGCGGACGAGGCGCAGGCCGCCTTCCTCGCCGCACTCCCCGGCGCCGCCGCCGAACTCGGCCTCGGCGAGGCGCTCGCCGCCGCCCAGCTCAAACTGCGGGCCGCCCTACCGGCGGAGCTGCGCGAACACGCCGGACGAATCCAGCAGAGCTTCCTGCTCGACGCCCCCGGCTGGTACGGCGACGCCGACCGCACGCCGCACCTGGCCGCGGTCGCCGCCGCCGTGTGGACGCGGCGGGCCGTCGTACTCCACTACCGGCGCTGGCGGGCACCGGAGGAGATCGAGCGGCGAGTGGAACCGTACGGCCTCGTCCTCAAGGCCGGCCGCTGGTACCTGGTCGCCGGCGGGCCGTCCGGCATCCGCACCTACCGGGTCGACCAGATCCTCGAACTCCAGCCCCTGGACGACGACTTCACCATCCCGGACGGGTTCGACCTGGCCGCGCACTGGAACAGCTCGCTGGCCGACTTCCGAGCCCGCCTGCACACCGGAGAGGCCCTGGTACGCCTCACCCCGGAGGGCGCCCACCGCCTCGGTGTGACACCCACGGGCGACGCATGGACGCAGGCCCGCGTACCCATCGAGTCGATCGACCACGCCCACGGCGAGTTCCTCCACCTCGGCACGGACGTCGAGGTGCTGGCGCCGACCGAACTGCGCGACCGCATCGCCGCGACGGCACGAACCCTGACCGCCCGCTACCAGGGATGCCTCTGA
- a CDS encoding glyoxalase/bleomycin resistance protein/dioxygenase superfamily protein codes for MTRPATGVLHHVEIWVPDLGRAVDSFGWLLEALGHSLFQSWSDGRSWRLGATYLVVEQSPALTADRHDRCRPGLNHLAFHVEGRDAVDALVAEAPRHGWTLMFPDRHPHAGGDQSYAAHLENTDGFEVELVAVDPAEAD; via the coding sequence GTGACGCGCCCGGCGACCGGGGTGCTGCACCACGTCGAGATCTGGGTGCCCGACCTCGGGCGCGCCGTCGACTCCTTCGGCTGGCTGCTGGAGGCTCTCGGCCACTCGCTGTTCCAGAGCTGGAGCGACGGCCGCAGCTGGCGGCTCGGTGCGACCTATCTGGTCGTCGAGCAGTCCCCGGCCCTCACCGCGGACCGGCACGACCGGTGCCGGCCCGGGCTGAACCACCTGGCGTTCCATGTCGAGGGCCGGGACGCGGTGGACGCCTTGGTAGCCGAGGCACCGCGGCACGGCTGGACGCTGATGTTCCCCGACCGGCACCCGCACGCCGGCGGCGACCAGTCGTACGCGGCGCACCTGGAGAACACCGACGGCTTCGAGGTCGAGCTCGTCGCCGTCGACCCGGCCGAAGCGGACTGA
- a CDS encoding endoglucanase produces the protein MRLQLRRRLTRRLGRSAAALAAATAVVAAPTGLQAAHAAAPTAPATAAAASAGAGYWHTSGRQVLDEANQPVRIAGINWFGFETGNYVAHGLWSRDYKSMIDQMKSLGYNTIRMPYSDDIFKGTQPASINTSGGMNADLAGLNSLQVMDKLVGYAGSVGLKVILDRHRPDSGGQSALWYTAAVPESTWLADLKSIAARYAGNTAVVGIDLHNEPHDPACWGCGDTATDWRLAAQRGGEAVLSANSKLLIFVEGVQTFNGSSTWWGGNLQGAGQYPVQLSVPNRVVYSAHDYATSVAQQPWFSDPSFPANMPAIWDKNWGYLVKQDIAPVWVGEFGTTLQSTTDQQWLKALVQYLRPTAQYGADSLSWTFWSWNPNSGDTGGILNDDWTTVNTVKDGYLADIKAPGFGGTGGGGGDTTAPSTPAGLTVTGTTASSVSLSWTAATDNTGVTGYDVYRGSAKVATATATSYTDSGLTAATAYSYTVRARDAAGNVSAASTAVTATTAPAGSNAGCTAALTLNDWGTGLTANITVTNTGTTPAKSWKVVWQWPTGLNVTGSWSADVQQSGQTVSAANLAYNGVLAPAGSTTFGVQATRTDSGAVATAVPTCTATS, from the coding sequence ATGCGCCTTCAGCTGCGCCGGCGCCTGACCCGCCGACTCGGCCGCAGTGCCGCGGCACTGGCCGCCGCGACCGCGGTCGTCGCCGCGCCGACCGGCCTGCAGGCCGCGCATGCCGCCGCACCCACCGCGCCCGCCACTGCCGCCGCCGCATCCGCCGGTGCCGGCTACTGGCACACCAGCGGCCGACAGGTCCTGGACGAGGCGAACCAGCCCGTCCGGATCGCCGGCATCAACTGGTTCGGCTTCGAGACCGGCAACTACGTGGCGCACGGCCTGTGGAGCCGCGATTACAAGAGCATGATCGACCAGATGAAGTCGCTCGGCTACAACACCATCCGGATGCCGTACAGCGACGACATCTTCAAGGGCACCCAACCCGCCAGCATCAACACCTCCGGCGGCATGAACGCCGACCTGGCGGGCCTGAACTCGCTCCAGGTGATGGACAAGCTGGTCGGCTACGCCGGCTCGGTCGGGCTCAAGGTGATCCTCGACCGCCACCGCCCGGACTCCGGTGGCCAGTCGGCACTCTGGTACACCGCGGCCGTCCCCGAGTCGACCTGGCTCGCCGACCTCAAGTCCATCGCCGCCCGCTACGCCGGCAACACCGCCGTGGTCGGCATCGACCTGCACAACGAGCCGCACGACCCGGCCTGTTGGGGCTGCGGCGACACCGCGACCGACTGGCGGCTCGCCGCCCAGCGCGGCGGCGAGGCGGTGCTCTCCGCCAACTCCAAGCTGCTGATCTTCGTCGAGGGCGTGCAGACCTTCAACGGCAGCTCCACCTGGTGGGGCGGCAACCTGCAGGGCGCCGGCCAGTACCCCGTCCAACTGAGCGTCCCCAACCGGGTGGTGTACTCCGCGCACGACTACGCGACCAGCGTCGCGCAGCAGCCGTGGTTCTCCGACCCGTCCTTCCCCGCCAACATGCCGGCGATCTGGGACAAGAACTGGGGCTACCTGGTCAAGCAGGACATCGCCCCGGTCTGGGTCGGCGAGTTCGGCACCACCCTGCAGTCCACGACCGACCAGCAGTGGCTCAAGGCCCTGGTGCAGTACCTGCGGCCGACCGCCCAGTACGGCGCCGACAGCCTCAGCTGGACGTTCTGGTCCTGGAACCCCAACTCCGGTGACACCGGCGGCATCCTCAACGACGACTGGACGACCGTCAACACCGTCAAGGACGGCTACCTCGCCGACATCAAGGCACCCGGCTTCGGCGGCACCGGCGGCGGGGGCGGCGACACCACCGCGCCCAGCACACCGGCCGGACTCACCGTCACCGGCACCACGGCGAGCAGCGTCTCGCTCTCCTGGACGGCCGCCACCGACAACACCGGCGTGACCGGGTACGACGTCTACCGCGGCAGCGCCAAGGTCGCCACCGCCACCGCCACCTCCTACACCGACAGCGGGCTGACCGCCGCCACCGCGTACAGCTACACCGTGCGGGCGCGGGACGCGGCCGGGAACGTCTCCGCCGCCTCCACCGCCGTCACCGCCACCACGGCCCCGGCCGGGAGCAACGCAGGCTGCACCGCCGCACTCACGCTCAACGACTGGGGTACCGGCCTCACCGCCAACATCACCGTCACCAACACCGGCACCACGCCCGCGAAGAGCTGGAAGGTCGTCTGGCAGTGGCCCACCGGCCTCAACGTCACCGGCAGCTGGAGCGCGGACGTCCAGCAGAGCGGACAGACCGTCAGCGCCGCCAACCTCGCGTACAACGGCGTGCTCGCCCCGGCCGGCTCCACCACCTTCGGCGTCCAGGCCACCCGTACCGACAGCGGAGCGGTCGCCACCGCCGTCCCCACCTGCACCGCCACCTCCTGA
- a CDS encoding S-adenosyl methyltransferase, with protein MTDHQAEIGMSIVAGQPLDDWEPPEIDTSLPHSARVYDYWLGGKDHFPADRALGEAFEQAIPTMRSMAKENRVFLGRAVRHLVRDCGIRQFLDIGTGIPTGGNTHQVAQAEAPESRVVYVDNDPIVLAHARALLVGDDRGRTAYLHADLRDPAAILRHPALTGTLDLTEPVGLVLVAVLMLVADEDEPHAKVAELLDALPSGSHIVVTHPTADFDPETVAGVVAAADRGKLTLVPRTREEVAAFLGDWEILEPGVVPVMAWRPDGEPPADPRAAWYWAGVARKP; from the coding sequence ATGACGGATCATCAGGCAGAGATCGGTATGTCGATCGTCGCAGGACAGCCGCTCGACGACTGGGAGCCGCCGGAGATCGACACCTCCCTGCCGCACTCCGCCCGGGTGTACGACTACTGGCTCGGCGGCAAGGACCACTTCCCCGCCGACCGGGCCCTCGGCGAGGCCTTCGAACAGGCCATCCCCACCATGCGGTCGATGGCCAAGGAGAACCGGGTCTTCCTCGGCCGGGCGGTGCGCCACCTCGTCCGGGACTGCGGCATCCGGCAGTTCCTCGACATCGGCACCGGCATCCCCACCGGCGGCAACACCCACCAGGTCGCCCAGGCCGAGGCCCCGGAGAGCCGGGTGGTGTACGTCGACAACGACCCGATCGTGCTGGCCCACGCCCGCGCCCTGCTGGTCGGCGACGACCGCGGCCGCACCGCCTACCTGCACGCCGACCTGCGCGATCCGGCGGCGATCCTGCGCCACCCGGCGCTCACCGGCACCCTCGACCTCACCGAGCCGGTCGGCCTGGTGCTCGTCGCCGTGCTGATGCTGGTCGCCGACGAGGACGAGCCGCACGCCAAGGTCGCCGAACTGCTCGACGCCCTGCCGTCCGGCAGCCACATCGTCGTCACCCACCCCACCGCCGACTTCGACCCGGAGACCGTCGCCGGCGTGGTCGCCGCCGCCGACCGGGGCAAACTGACCCTCGTCCCGCGCACCCGCGAGGAGGTCGCCGCCTTCCTCGGCGACTGGGAGATCCTGGAGCCCGGCGTGGTGCCCGTGATGGCCTGGCGCCCGGACGGCGAGCCGCCGGCCGACCCGCGGGCCGCCTGGTACTGGGCGGGCGTCGCCCGAAAGCCCTGA